A single window of Chloroflexota bacterium DNA harbors:
- a CDS encoding sugar phosphate isomerase/epimerase: protein MKIAYGTYAMPKHTLEDAIPILANIGYDGVEICTGPRHVGSLPEAMTPNRRAAIRGLLADHDMGVPASFATALHVHETEAAKHAANFEFARELNGLVRDFVPDREPVLAFGIGGRDYEWLKIRDSLAAAGREYGELAEREGFHLAIEAHSGAAVDRTTRALWLIDQIGHDRVKLHFDMVHFFLAGETVEEAVPALVPITGHTHVTDTRVYDDGSLDLLLLGQGELDTTGYVRAMHEAGWDDFITLEVSGMVWNKPAYLPVAAAEFAYATLDGAFREAGVPRG from the coding sequence ATGAAGATTGCCTACGGAACCTATGCCATGCCGAAGCACACGCTCGAGGACGCCATCCCGATCCTGGCGAACATCGGCTACGACGGCGTCGAGATTTGCACTGGGCCGCGCCACGTCGGTTCGCTGCCGGAGGCGATGACTCCGAACCGGCGCGCAGCTATTCGTGGATTGCTCGCCGATCACGACATGGGCGTGCCGGCCTCGTTCGCCACGGCCCTTCACGTGCATGAAACAGAGGCCGCCAAGCACGCCGCGAACTTCGAATTCGCTCGCGAGCTCAATGGCCTGGTGCGAGACTTCGTTCCCGACCGCGAGCCGGTACTGGCATTCGGCATTGGCGGAAGGGACTACGAATGGCTCAAGATCCGCGACTCGCTGGCCGCGGCGGGTCGGGAGTACGGGGAGCTCGCCGAGCGTGAGGGCTTCCACCTCGCGATCGAGGCCCACTCCGGCGCCGCCGTCGACCGCACCACCCGCGCGCTGTGGCTGATCGACCAGATCGGCCACGACCGGGTCAAGCTGCACTTCGACATGGTGCACTTCTTTCTTGCCGGCGAGACGGTCGAAGAGGCGGTGCCGGCGCTGGTGCCGATCACCGGGCATACCCATGTCACGGACACGCGCGTCTACGACGACGGCAGCCTCGACCTGCTGCTGCTCGGCCAAGGCGAGCTGGACACGACCGGCTATGTGCGGGCCATGCATGAGGCCGGCTGGGACGATTTCATCACCTTGGAGGTGAGTGGCATGGTCTGGAACAAGCCGGCCTACCTCCCCGTGGCCGCCGCTGAATTCGCCTATGCCACCTTGGACGGCGCATTCCGCGAAGCCGGCGTGCCTCGCGGCTAG